In Nitrobacteraceae bacterium AZCC 1564, the following proteins share a genomic window:
- a CDS encoding 4-hydroxythreonine-4-phosphate dehydrogenase (product_source=KO:K00097; cath_funfam=3.40.718.10; cog=COG1995; ko=KO:K00097; pfam=PF04166; superfamily=53659; tigrfam=TIGR00557), producing the protein MKKPLALTIGDPAGIGPDIAIAAWLERRELNLPAFYLVGDAAFMASRAQALGANVEFADTSAEESQAVFREAFPVVSSGVAATARPGHPDDSSAPAAIASIRHAVADVTAGRASAIVTNPVAKSVLYRAGFSHPGHTEFLAELASVEGKAPMPVMMLWSPMLAVVPVTIHVSLREAIAELTTDLIVKTARIVVSDLKAKFGLRNPRLALSGLNPHAGEDGSLGLEDQSIIAPAVTALQREGIDVRGPLPADTMFHPAARTTYDCAICMYHDQALIPIKTIAFDEGVNVTLGLPFIRTSPDHGTAFNIAGTGRANPSSLIAALRLASRMTPAQSEPTGRA; encoded by the coding sequence ATGAAAAAACCTCTCGCGCTGACGATCGGCGATCCCGCAGGCATTGGTCCCGACATCGCCATCGCCGCCTGGCTTGAGCGACGTGAGCTTAATCTTCCGGCCTTCTATCTCGTCGGAGATGCTGCCTTCATGGCCTCGCGAGCTCAGGCTCTTGGAGCGAATGTTGAATTCGCAGATACCAGTGCCGAGGAAAGCCAAGCAGTCTTTCGAGAGGCCTTTCCCGTCGTGTCGAGCGGTGTCGCAGCCACCGCCCGCCCCGGTCATCCTGATGACAGCAGCGCGCCCGCAGCCATCGCCTCCATTCGCCACGCCGTCGCCGACGTGACTGCTGGACGGGCAAGTGCGATTGTCACCAATCCTGTCGCCAAGAGTGTGCTGTACCGCGCCGGATTCTCACATCCAGGCCACACGGAGTTTCTCGCGGAGCTGGCAAGCGTCGAGGGCAAGGCTCCGATGCCGGTTATGATGCTGTGGTCGCCGATGCTGGCCGTGGTACCGGTCACCATCCACGTATCGCTGCGTGAGGCCATCGCAGAACTCACCACCGATCTGATTGTCAAGACGGCCCGGATTGTCGTTTCTGATCTGAAAGCAAAGTTCGGATTGAGGAACCCGCGTCTCGCGCTCTCCGGCCTCAATCCACATGCTGGTGAAGACGGCTCACTTGGCCTCGAGGATCAATCCATCATCGCCCCTGCGGTTACGGCACTTCAGCGTGAGGGAATTGATGTACGAGGCCCGCTGCCCGCAGACACCATGTTTCACCCAGCAGCGCGCACGACCTATGACTGCGCGATTTGTATGTATCACGATCAGGCGCTGATCCCGATAAAGACCATCGCGTTTGACGAAGGGGTGAACGTTACGCTTGGTCTACCGTTCATACGCACCTCACCGGACCACGGAACTGCATTCAACATCGCCGGCACTGGTCGCGCCAATCCGTCGAGCTTGATTGCGGCCCTCCGTCTCGCGTCACGGATGACACCCGCACAATCGGAGCCGACTGGCCGAGCATGA
- a CDS encoding LPS-assembly protein (product_source=KO:K04744; cath_funfam=2.60.450.10; cleavage_site_network=SignalP-TM; cog=COG1452; ko=KO:K04744; pfam=PF03968,PF04453; superfamily=56935; transmembrane_helix_parts=Inside_1_24,TMhelix_25_47,Outside_48_834) — protein sequence MAVVAALQGLTPVFRRRMRLRRQCLAVSALLGLIFTAGAAGLAPTPAAAQLYTTYQYNPRPPAPPRAAPNAANDGQMLVQATEVNYDYNNSRVSAVGSVQIYYHGSTLEADKVIYDQKTKRLHAEGNVRLTDADGKITYANLLDLSDDYRDGFVDSLRLDTPDQTRMAAARADRSRGDVTIFQSGTYTACAACKDNPKKPPLWQVKGARIIHNQTEKMLYFEDASLEFFGMPIAYMPYFSTPDPTVKRKSGFLMPGYQSNSAYGFSVEVPYYFALAPDYDLTVAPRYTTKQGLLMQGEFRQRLIDGAYEIRAYGIRQDDPGAFGPNPGNREFRGGIDTKGQFALNDKWVWGWDAVAVSDKAFFIDYNLGPYKNALNSFLLVPDTGLSQIYLTGVGNRSYFDARVMHFLGYSSADIQSQLPVVHPVIDYSNVLNRNLLGGELSYKANFTSLSRDLAAFDPITNTAALTGFCLPTSADPNARAPNNCLLRGIAGNYNRLSAEVEWRRSFTDSIGQIFTPFASLRGDLIDADILNQPGVANYLPPGAFQTARIMPTIGLEYRYPFINVQPWGTTTIEPIAQLIIRPNETNASRIPNEDAQSLTFDDSNLFSVNKFSGWDRVEGGGRANVGVQATTQFDRGGFINVLFGQSYQLFGLNSYTVGGLTNTGLESGLDKAQSDYVGRISYQPNKIYSLTARTRLDEATGAVRRFELEGKANFDRFSLSMLYGNYDKQPELGFLTRREGILGTGSLKVAENWVVSGGLRYDITNQSINQYIVGAGYVDDCFILALNYVTDYNYTSTINLTPVTDHRVMLQIGLRTIGTTSLNTGIGSTTTQY from the coding sequence GTGGCCGTTGTCGCCGCCCTCCAAGGACTGACGCCTGTGTTCAGGCGGCGCATGCGCTTGCGCCGTCAATGCCTTGCCGTGTCTGCTCTTTTGGGGCTGATCTTCACAGCTGGAGCTGCTGGTCTGGCGCCGACACCGGCTGCAGCTCAACTTTACACAACTTATCAGTACAACCCTCGCCCGCCCGCCCCGCCGAGAGCGGCCCCCAACGCTGCCAACGATGGGCAGATGCTGGTTCAGGCCACAGAGGTCAACTACGACTATAACAACTCGCGCGTCTCCGCCGTTGGCAGCGTGCAGATCTACTATCACGGCTCGACGCTGGAGGCGGACAAGGTCATTTACGACCAGAAAACCAAGCGCCTTCATGCCGAAGGCAACGTCCGGCTGACCGATGCCGACGGCAAGATCACCTACGCGAATCTGCTCGACCTGAGTGACGATTACCGCGACGGGTTTGTTGACTCGCTGCGTCTTGATACGCCCGACCAGACCCGCATGGCCGCGGCGCGCGCAGATCGCAGCCGCGGCGACGTCACGATTTTCCAGAGCGGTACCTATACCGCCTGCGCAGCCTGTAAGGACAATCCGAAGAAACCACCGCTTTGGCAGGTCAAGGGCGCGCGCATCATCCACAATCAGACCGAGAAGATGCTCTATTTCGAGGATGCCAGCCTCGAATTCTTCGGCATGCCGATTGCCTATATGCCGTACTTCTCGACGCCGGACCCGACGGTCAAGCGCAAGAGCGGCTTCCTGATGCCGGGCTATCAGTCGAACTCAGCGTACGGCTTCAGCGTCGAAGTCCCCTACTACTTCGCGCTCGCGCCGGACTACGATCTGACGGTGGCGCCACGCTACACCACCAAGCAAGGCTTGTTGATGCAAGGCGAGTTTCGTCAGCGCCTGATCGACGGCGCGTACGAAATTCGTGCCTATGGCATCCGGCAGGATGATCCGGGGGCTTTCGGCCCCAACCCCGGCAATCGCGAATTCCGCGGAGGCATCGACACCAAGGGGCAGTTCGCGCTGAACGACAAGTGGGTCTGGGGCTGGGACGCGGTGGCGGTTTCCGACAAAGCCTTCTTCATCGATTACAATCTGGGTCCTTACAAGAACGCGCTGAATTCGTTCCTGCTGGTCCCTGATACGGGCCTATCGCAGATCTATCTGACGGGCGTCGGTAACCGCAGTTACTTTGATGCCCGCGTGATGCACTTCCTGGGCTACTCATCTGCTGACATCCAGAGCCAGCTGCCGGTCGTTCATCCTGTCATCGACTATTCGAATGTGCTCAACCGCAACCTGTTGGGCGGTGAGCTGAGTTACAAAGCGAACTTCACCAGCCTCTCGCGCGACTTGGCGGCGTTCGATCCGATCACGAACACAGCGGCACTCACTGGCTTCTGCTTGCCTACGTCTGCCGACCCAAATGCCAGGGCACCTAACAACTGCCTGTTGCGGGGCATTGCCGGCAATTACAACCGCCTCTCAGCCGAAGTCGAATGGCGACGGTCGTTCACCGATTCCATTGGACAGATTTTCACGCCGTTCGCATCGCTCCGTGGCGATCTGATCGATGCTGACATTCTGAATCAACCCGGTGTCGCCAACTATCTGCCGCCTGGAGCGTTCCAGACGGCGCGGATTATGCCGACCATTGGGCTTGAGTACCGCTATCCTTTCATCAATGTGCAGCCATGGGGTACAACGACGATCGAACCGATCGCCCAGCTCATCATCCGTCCGAACGAAACGAACGCCAGCCGCATTCCGAATGAAGACGCACAGAGTCTGACATTCGACGACAGCAATCTCTTCAGTGTGAACAAATTCTCCGGCTGGGATCGTGTCGAAGGTGGCGGCCGGGCCAACGTGGGCGTGCAGGCGACAACGCAGTTCGACCGTGGCGGTTTCATCAACGTCCTGTTTGGACAGTCCTATCAATTGTTCGGTTTGAACTCCTATACAGTTGGGGGCCTGACAAATACCGGCCTCGAGAGTGGTCTTGACAAAGCTCAGTCAGATTACGTCGGCCGCATCTCCTATCAGCCGAACAAGATCTACAGCCTCACGGCTCGCACCCGCCTGGATGAGGCAACGGGGGCCGTACGCCGCTTTGAACTCGAGGGTAAGGCCAATTTCGACCGCTTCTCGCTTAGCATGCTCTATGGCAATTACGACAAGCAGCCCGAACTCGGATTCCTGACCCGGCGCGAAGGCATCCTAGGTACGGGCTCGCTCAAAGTCGCGGAAAACTGGGTTGTGTCTGGCGGATTGCGCTACGACATTACCAATCAGTCGATCAATCAATACATCGTCGGCGCGGGTTACGTGGATGATTGCTTCATCTTGGCGCTCAATTATGTAACCGACTACAACTACACGTCGACGATCAACCTGACACCCGTCACGGATCATCGCGTGATGTTGCAGATCGGCCTGCGGACAATCGGCACCACGTCGCTAAATACCGGAATCGGGTCGACAACGACGCAATACTGA
- a CDS encoding peptidyl-prolyl cis-trans isomerase SurA (product_source=KO:K03771; cath_funfam=1.10.4030.10; cleavage_site_network=SignalP-noTM; cog=COG0760; ko=KO:K03771; pfam=PF13624; superfamily=109998) encodes MISTFPLRFTRLGLLAAAIMIASNQSSVVMAQSVAAIVNGEPITNLDIEQRIKLTTLTTRKTPSRQEALDELINDKVKIKEGKKYGLDLSSSDVDAAFGNMASRMRMSSDQLVKTLEGHGIRPETLKSRIKADMTWGNLVRGRFQSSFIVAEKDLRAAVGNKVDDSNPQTESYEYLVRPIVLVLPRGSSQAVVEQRRKEAELLRNRIQSCDEANELFRSMRDAAIRDQMTKTSADLPPPLRELLDKTPVGKLTPPEVTKQGIEMVALCSRKPTTADTPAKREAREKIYNQRYEAKSKSYLQEARKGAMIEMR; translated from the coding sequence ATGATTTCGACCTTTCCGCTTCGTTTCACACGACTTGGACTTCTGGCGGCGGCAATCATGATTGCGTCGAACCAGAGCTCTGTTGTTATGGCACAGTCCGTCGCTGCGATCGTGAATGGCGAGCCAATCACCAACCTCGATATCGAACAGCGGATCAAGTTGACGACTCTCACGACCCGCAAGACGCCCTCGCGTCAGGAAGCTTTGGACGAACTCATCAACGATAAGGTCAAGATCAAGGAAGGAAAAAAGTACGGTCTCGACTTGTCGTCCTCCGACGTTGATGCGGCATTCGGAAACATGGCTTCCAGAATGCGGATGAGCAGCGACCAGTTGGTCAAGACCCTTGAAGGCCACGGAATCAGGCCCGAAACGCTCAAGTCTCGCATTAAAGCAGATATGACGTGGGGCAACCTTGTTCGTGGACGGTTCCAATCCTCGTTCATTGTCGCTGAAAAGGATCTTCGTGCTGCCGTTGGCAACAAGGTTGACGACAGCAATCCACAGACCGAAAGCTATGAGTACCTGGTTCGCCCGATTGTCCTGGTCCTGCCTCGCGGATCGTCACAAGCTGTCGTGGAGCAACGCCGCAAAGAGGCAGAATTGCTCCGCAACAGGATCCAGAGCTGTGACGAGGCCAACGAACTTTTCCGTTCGATGCGGGATGCAGCAATACGCGACCAGATGACCAAGACGTCTGCCGATCTGCCTCCCCCGCTGCGTGAACTTCTCGACAAGACGCCTGTTGGCAAACTGACTCCACCGGAGGTCACCAAACAAGGGATCGAGATGGTGGCGTTGTGCAGTCGCAAGCCGACGACAGCGGATACGCCAGCCAAGCGCGAAGCGCGCGAGAAAATCTATAATCAACGATACGAAGCCAAGTCCAAATCGTATCTGCAGGAAGCCCGAAAGGGCGCCATGATTGAAATGCGCTAG
- a CDS encoding guanylate kinase (product_source=KO:K00942; cath_funfam=3.40.50.300; cog=COG0194; ko=KO:K00942; pfam=PF00625; smart=SM00072; superfamily=52540; tigrfam=TIGR03263) — translation MAAGGSLRGVDRRGLMFVLSSPSGAGKSTLSRMLIERMPGLSMSVSATTRAMRPGEIEGQHYHFIDKAKFDAMVKNGEFLEYAPVFDNLYGTPRKPVEDALASGQDVLFDIDWQGTQQLREKARDDVVSVFILPPSAADLEKRLHTRAQDSNEVIRGRMSRASHELSHWAEYDYVVTNRDVDVAYTEVATILQAERLKRERQTGLSTFVRELQRQLEK, via the coding sequence ATGGCAGCAGGGGGCAGCTTGCGGGGCGTAGACCGACGCGGATTGATGTTCGTATTGTCTTCACCTTCGGGCGCGGGCAAATCGACATTGTCGCGCATGCTGATCGAACGAATGCCAGGACTCAGCATGTCTGTATCCGCCACGACACGTGCGATGCGGCCGGGTGAGATTGAAGGCCAGCATTATCATTTCATCGACAAGGCCAAGTTCGATGCAATGGTGAAGAACGGTGAGTTTCTTGAATACGCTCCGGTCTTCGACAATCTCTACGGCACGCCGCGCAAACCGGTCGAGGATGCGCTCGCATCGGGGCAAGATGTGCTCTTCGATATTGATTGGCAGGGCACGCAGCAGCTTCGTGAAAAAGCTCGTGATGATGTCGTCAGTGTTTTCATCTTGCCGCCATCAGCCGCTGACCTCGAAAAGCGCCTGCACACGCGAGCCCAGGACTCCAACGAGGTCATCCGTGGCCGGATGAGCCGCGCCAGCCACGAGCTGAGCCATTGGGCGGAGTACGACTACGTTGTGACCAATCGCGATGTAGATGTGGCCTATACGGAAGTCGCAACCATCTTGCAGGCCGAGCGGCTCAAGCGCGAACGCCAAACAGGGTTGTCGACCTTCGTACGTGAGTTGCAGCGGCAGCTCGAAAAATAA
- a CDS encoding D-arabinose 1-dehydrogenase-like Zn-dependent alcohol dehydrogenase (product_source=COG1064; cath_funfam=3.90.180.10; cog=COG1064; pfam=PF00107,PF08240; superfamily=50129,51735; transmembrane_helix_parts=Inside_1_178,TMhelix_179_201,Outside_202_353) encodes MAPMRRQSLVKFDAPLCETIVDTPTPQGSEILVRVERCGLCHSDLHIQDGYADIGGGKRLDTTRGMKLPFTLGHEIAGVVEEVGPDVSKDLIGRKAAVFPWIGCGQCKDCMNGDENLCTRNRYLGVSLDGGFASHVLVPDAKYLLDYDPLPVNVAATLMCSGATAYGALKRLVDRPRQRNLLLIGLGGVGMMGLSFAAAMFKQPVSIADLSATARETALKNGASLAYDPSEPDIAKRIIKETEGGFDGIVDFAGNEKSMNFAMSVLARGGKIVVSGLMGGNFSLPMVQWVYKRMTIEGFMTGTLAEARELMILARSGKIKPTPMKEEPMGDVQKWMEELRAGKVVGRIMLTNS; translated from the coding sequence ATGGCTCCGATGCGCCGCCAATCATTGGTGAAGTTCGACGCTCCACTTTGCGAAACCATCGTGGATACGCCAACGCCCCAAGGAAGCGAAATTTTGGTACGCGTCGAACGCTGCGGTCTGTGTCACTCCGATCTGCACATCCAGGACGGCTATGCCGACATCGGCGGCGGTAAAAGGCTCGACACCACTCGCGGCATGAAGCTGCCGTTTACACTCGGCCACGAGATTGCCGGCGTTGTCGAAGAGGTCGGCCCAGACGTATCCAAAGACCTGATCGGCCGGAAAGCAGCCGTCTTTCCCTGGATCGGCTGTGGCCAATGCAAAGACTGCATGAACGGTGATGAGAATCTTTGTACGCGCAACCGCTACCTCGGCGTTTCGCTGGATGGCGGCTTCGCGAGCCATGTTCTGGTGCCTGACGCAAAATATCTCCTCGATTATGATCCATTGCCTGTAAATGTTGCGGCAACGCTGATGTGTTCGGGGGCGACGGCCTACGGCGCGCTGAAGCGTCTGGTCGACCGCCCCCGCCAACGCAATCTTTTGCTGATCGGCCTTGGCGGCGTCGGAATGATGGGACTTTCCTTTGCAGCTGCAATGTTCAAGCAACCAGTATCGATCGCGGATCTCAGCGCGACAGCGCGAGAGACCGCACTCAAAAACGGCGCATCTCTTGCCTATGATCCGTCAGAACCTGATATCGCCAAGCGGATTATCAAGGAGACCGAAGGCGGCTTCGATGGCATCGTCGATTTCGCGGGGAACGAGAAATCCATGAACTTTGCCATGAGCGTTCTGGCGCGCGGTGGCAAGATCGTCGTTTCCGGCCTGATGGGAGGCAATTTCAGTCTTCCTATGGTGCAGTGGGTCTACAAACGGATGACCATCGAAGGCTTCATGACTGGCACACTCGCCGAAGCACGTGAACTGATGATCTTGGCACGATCAGGCAAGATCAAGCCGACGCCCATGAAGGAAGAACCAATGGGCGATGTCCAGAAATGGATGGAAGAATTGCGAGCTGGAAAGGTCGTCGGCCGCATCATGCTGACGAACTCATAA
- a CDS encoding hypothetical protein (product_source=Hypo-rule applied; cleavage_site_network=SignalP-noTM; transmembrane_helix_parts=Inside_1_6,TMhelix_7_29,Outside_30_232,TMhelix_233_255,Inside_256_324): MSNRAVVPLFAVLISSLAYTALTVSTVAAPATEDKAETSANECLAAPKAETPKGTHWYYRLEKGTKRKCWYLADAVTKASKAASSAPAPTPSASPAPRRAPESAIQPTVANARAELTRRAPNAENVSDDATLSETIWPEPEPRTDAVASNNDQGTNVQPENTGTGSAATAPAKDWAMTSRWPESNLPNTTDNRSTVPVETRPQQSASLQAATKDKTAGPEAATQFHGIAFNSTPMLLIMLAGVLTIVAVAGRMIIKYASNGRAKNRNPRRNIWDSIPQESGASHAYEALLRPRNSQFADVPAEANDSSDEIEKLLQRASKRAAA; the protein is encoded by the coding sequence ATGTCAAATCGAGCCGTGGTACCCCTATTTGCGGTGCTCATCAGTTCCCTCGCCTACACGGCTCTCACGGTATCCACTGTCGCAGCACCTGCGACAGAAGACAAAGCAGAGACTTCCGCGAACGAGTGCCTTGCGGCCCCAAAGGCAGAAACACCCAAAGGTACACATTGGTACTACCGCCTCGAGAAAGGAACGAAGCGTAAGTGCTGGTATCTCGCGGACGCCGTGACGAAGGCGAGCAAAGCAGCCTCATCCGCTCCGGCTCCAACCCCATCGGCAAGTCCTGCCCCGCGTCGCGCACCTGAATCTGCAATCCAACCCACAGTCGCGAATGCACGCGCAGAACTCACGCGCCGCGCGCCAAATGCAGAGAACGTATCGGACGATGCAACTCTCAGCGAAACCATCTGGCCAGAGCCGGAACCGCGCACTGATGCCGTCGCCAGCAACAACGACCAAGGCACCAATGTTCAGCCGGAAAATACGGGCACTGGCTCCGCGGCAACTGCGCCTGCAAAAGATTGGGCAATGACGTCGCGTTGGCCCGAATCCAATTTGCCCAACACAACCGATAACCGATCAACTGTACCGGTTGAAACTCGTCCGCAGCAAAGTGCCTCGCTGCAAGCCGCCACCAAGGACAAAACCGCTGGTCCTGAAGCAGCGACGCAATTCCACGGAATCGCGTTCAACAGCACTCCGATGCTGCTCATCATGCTTGCTGGTGTGCTGACGATTGTCGCCGTCGCGGGCCGTATGATCATCAAGTATGCGAGTAACGGACGAGCGAAAAACCGCAATCCGCGGCGCAATATCTGGGATTCCATCCCCCAAGAAAGCGGAGCTTCGCACGCTTATGAAGCTCTGCTGCGGCCGCGAAACTCCCAGTTTGCAGACGTTCCGGCTGAAGCGAACGACTCGAGCGATGAGATCGAGAAACTGCTTCAGCGTGCGTCGAAACGCGCGGCAGCCTGA
- a CDS encoding lipopolysaccharide export system permease protein (product_source=KO:K11720; cath_funfam=3.30.1490.30; cog=COG0795; ko=KO:K11720; pfam=PF03739; tigrfam=TIGR04408; transmembrane_helix_parts=Outside_1_31,TMhelix_32_54,Inside_55_83,TMhelix_84_106,Outside_107_120,TMhelix_121_143,Inside_144_296,TMhelix_297_319,Outside_320_356,TMhelix_357_376,Inside_377_381): MRWYNCPLGFACGGRWHKAITPMVTTILARYFAARFLVATLAVFASIFVLVITVDYIELMRRAAGLADVSGLFVAQTSLYRVPISLEKLMPFCIQIGAMASFLALSRRLELVIARAAGISAWQFITPAVLSALALGVFATVAYNPISAELLERAKGMETRIFTDRASEGASFWMNQSTSEGQSIINAARSQGQGVLLTGLTVFRYDPSGVFKERIEAREATLESGRWVFKQVRRYTLDSPVEEQATYVLATTLTPAQVRNSFSTPETVSFWQLPDYIKSSENSGQTTAGYRLQYQKLLARPFLLASMVLLAAAVSLRFFRFGGVQKMVLSGVAAGFLLYVLSKVTEDLSKAELMHPLAAAWLPVCVGGLAGFLALLHQEDG, from the coding sequence GTGCGTTGGTACAACTGCCCGCTCGGCTTTGCCTGCGGGGGCCGTTGGCATAAAGCGATAACGCCCATGGTCACAACGATCCTTGCCCGCTATTTTGCTGCGCGTTTCCTTGTCGCGACGCTCGCCGTGTTTGCCAGCATTTTTGTTCTGGTGATCACCGTCGATTACATTGAGCTGATGCGCCGCGCCGCCGGCCTGGCCGACGTTTCCGGCCTGTTCGTCGCTCAAACGTCCCTATACCGCGTTCCGATCTCTCTCGAGAAGCTGATGCCATTCTGCATTCAGATCGGGGCGATGGCATCTTTCCTGGCCTTGTCGCGGCGCCTGGAACTCGTCATTGCGCGAGCCGCGGGAATCTCTGCCTGGCAATTTATTACACCCGCCGTTCTCAGCGCGCTCGCGCTCGGCGTGTTCGCCACAGTGGCTTACAATCCGATCTCAGCAGAATTGCTGGAGCGTGCGAAGGGAATGGAGACTCGGATCTTCACTGATCGCGCCTCCGAGGGCGCGAGCTTCTGGATGAATCAATCGACGAGCGAGGGACAAAGCATCATCAATGCCGCCCGGAGCCAGGGCCAGGGCGTGCTACTGACCGGCTTGACGGTATTTAGGTACGATCCCTCTGGTGTTTTCAAGGAACGAATCGAGGCCCGCGAAGCGACACTCGAATCGGGCCGTTGGGTGTTTAAGCAAGTCCGCCGCTACACCTTGGACAGCCCTGTCGAGGAACAGGCAACATATGTTTTGGCAACGACACTGACCCCCGCGCAGGTTCGGAACAGTTTTTCCACACCCGAAACTGTGTCTTTTTGGCAACTTCCGGACTACATCAAATCATCTGAAAACTCGGGACAAACGACCGCCGGCTACCGATTACAGTATCAGAAGCTGCTCGCACGCCCATTTTTGCTGGCTTCAATGGTGTTGTTGGCCGCGGCAGTGAGCCTTCGGTTCTTCCGCTTTGGCGGGGTGCAAAAGATGGTTTTGAGTGGCGTTGCAGCGGGGTTTCTGCTCTATGTCCTGTCGAAAGTAACTGAGGATTTAAGCAAGGCTGAGTTGATGCATCCGCTCGCTGCTGCGTGGCTGCCCGTCTGTGTGGGTGGTCTCGCTGGCTTTTTGGCCTTGCTACACCAGGAGGACGGGTAG
- a CDS encoding 16S rRNA (adenine1518-N6/adenine1519-N6)-dimethyltransferase (product_source=KO:K02528; cath_funfam=1.10.8.100,3.40.50.150; cog=COG0030; ko=KO:K02528; pfam=PF00398; smart=SM00650; superfamily=53335; tigrfam=TIGR00755), with protein sequence MSAIDDLPPLSDVIRRHELSARKSLGQNFLLDLNLTARIARAAAPLENSVIVEIGPGPGGLTRALLALGAKRVIAVERDERAIPALQEIAERYPGRLEIVEADAMTFDPRPLLGGERAKIVANLPYNIATALLVDWLCAEPWPPWYEMMVLMFQREVAERIVARENEDAYGRLGVLSNWRAETKILFDISPSAFVPPPKVTSSVVRLIPRPLPEPCDRRMLERVAAAAFGQRRKMLRQSLKSLGVDPTALAAAAGIDPTRRAETIPVTGFVAMARELVSRF encoded by the coding sequence ATGAGTGCCATCGACGACCTGCCGCCGCTGAGCGATGTTATTCGACGGCACGAGCTCTCCGCTCGAAAATCGCTGGGTCAAAACTTCCTCCTCGATCTCAACCTGACAGCACGAATTGCGCGAGCCGCTGCTCCTCTGGAAAACTCCGTCATTGTTGAAATCGGCCCCGGCCCGGGCGGGCTGACGCGTGCCCTGCTCGCACTGGGTGCCAAGCGCGTCATCGCGGTCGAACGCGACGAGCGCGCCATTCCAGCGCTCCAGGAGATTGCGGAACGCTATCCCGGCCGGCTCGAAATCGTGGAAGCCGATGCAATGACATTCGATCCCCGTCCGCTGCTCGGCGGTGAACGGGCCAAAATCGTTGCCAACTTGCCCTACAACATCGCAACTGCGCTGCTTGTCGACTGGCTCTGCGCGGAGCCATGGCCGCCATGGTACGAGATGATGGTCTTGATGTTTCAGCGCGAAGTCGCTGAACGCATCGTCGCCCGCGAAAACGAGGACGCCTACGGGCGGCTCGGCGTCTTGTCGAACTGGCGCGCCGAAACCAAGATCCTGTTTGATATTTCGCCGAGCGCCTTCGTGCCTCCGCCCAAGGTCACGTCGTCTGTCGTACGCCTCATCCCACGTCCCTTACCTGAACCCTGCGACCGCCGGATGCTGGAGCGTGTGGCCGCGGCCGCCTTTGGCCAACGGCGAAAAATGCTGCGCCAGAGCCTGAAGTCGCTTGGGGTCGATCCCACCGCGCTCGCTGCGGCAGCCGGCATCGACCCGACACGCCGAGCCGAAACGATCCCCGTTACAGGTTTTGTTGCCATGGCACGTGAACTAGTGTCCCGGTTCTGA